Sequence from the Equus quagga isolate Etosha38 chromosome 15, UCLA_HA_Equagga_1.0, whole genome shotgun sequence genome:
GTGTACGTGCATAAGCCCCACTTCCTTAATGGCCTCCTAGCTCCATTTTAGCCCCGACGTATGTTATTCCTTTTTTGTTATCGCTGCCCACCTAGGATCTCGATAAATACTTGTGGAACAAATAGATACATGGGTTTTTGCCTTGGCTCTGCCCTAAACTTCCGGTGTGAACTTTTGGGCAACATTCCGCCCCtatgtgggcctcagtttctccatctaaaAGGCGGGAGTTCGGGCAGCGACCACAGCGTAGGGATCGCCAGTGTAGGAGGGCGCTGGGTAAACTGccaaagaggacagagagagctCTGATCTCGCCTGTGCCCGACTGCCTCCAGACTGGGCACCTCCCGCTACTCCTCCCACCAGAGCCGGGGAAGTCTGGGCCGGCCGGCGGCGGTCGCCATGGAGACGCGAGTAGCCTGGAGCCCCTCCCCTACCAGGCCACGCGTTTCCGCTGCGTTGGAGCCTTCTGATTGGGCGGCCGTCTGGACGCTACCACCAGCCCAGAGCCTGCtaaggggtgggggcggggtctTGTCCTCGTGGGACTCTGGCAGGGAAGATGTGTGCACGTGGCCTTTCTGGGGGAGGATGGGTTTTCTGCCTCACGCGGGGAAAAATAATCTCAGGTCGGAAGAGCGTTCACTGCTTCTTCTACTAGAGCTTATATTCATGCCTCTCCCTGAAAAATGAAGAGGGGGCGGGAAAGTCGGCAACGCCCCCTCTAGAGCCTATTTGGTCCCAAGATCTGGAGCACCGGAAGTGCTGGCGACGTGTCAGTGCGTCCTATCCTAAACCTTCCCCCTATGCCACCTTTCCTATTCAGCTGCGGGATCCCGGGGCCGCCTGGGCGCTGCACCCCGCCACTTCCGTATCGAACCGCCGCTTCAACCGAACTCCCAACCTCTGCGCGCGCTCCCTCTCGTGCTTGATGGTTGGGCCAGCGCCGGGGGGTAGCCACGCCCTTTCCCGCGCCTGGTAGCCAATGGGCCGGCGTCTCCTGGCGGGGTGGTGGGTAATTAATGAGGGCCGGGCGCTGATTGGCTGTAGAGTCGTGGCCGGGGGCTGGGCGGCGGGCTAGGTTGCTCCTGAGGTGGGAGGCGGCACCCGTGGCTGAGAAGGAGGCCTGTGAGCGACATGTCCCCGGCGGCTGAGGCACAGCGGCCCGTGGCGCTGTTTTTCTGAGTCCGGGGCGGCCTGGCGGCCGGCTGAGGACGAGGGTCGGCGGAGGCTGCCCCCGCTGTGGTGGCCGCCATGCTGGGGGCCCGGGCGGTTGAGGGAGCGGCTGTGGCGCTCCTGCGActgttactgctgctgctgctgccggcgCTCCGGGGGCCGGGGCTCGGCGTGGTCGGCTTGGCGGGGGCTGGGCTGCCCGAGAGCGTCATTTGGGCCGTCAACGCGGGCGGCGAGGCGCATGTGGACGTGCACGGGATCCACTTCCGCAAGGACCCTTTGGAAGGCCGGGTGGGCCGAGGTGAGAGCCCCTCAGCCGCGCCGCGGGCTCCCGGGCCTGCCCTGCTGGGCGCAGCCGGCCGAGGGCTGTGGGCCCCGGGGCCACGTCTCTGGAGCGAAGTTTTTCTCTGCAGTCTCCTCTGGGACCTGGTCAGAGCTCAGACCCTGGCGTTGGCTCGAAGCTACCAAGAGCCATCGAGGCAGAGAGTTGGCGAGAAGAGTTGGACCTCGCTCCCTGCATTTTCTTAACCCCTCACCTCCACCCGAGCTGGCAAAGTAAAAACGAGGCGCCCTATTGCCACCTCGAGGCCTCACGGTGGTTCGGTTAGGTTAGGGTGGTTAGGTTAGGGCTGTTAGGTTATCGGTGTCCCTGGCCCGGGTGGTTCTGCTTTCCTATGCAGACAGCTCCTGGTAGATTCCTGCTGACCTAGAAATCGGCCGAGTTCCCTATCCTTTCTGCAGGAGCGGGGCTTGATTGTTagccagaagagaaaagaatcttCGAAGAGGATGGGCCAGGAAAGTTTGATGGTAGCCTCCTCTCCCGCCCCCTTTCCCTTTGGAGCGAGGAATATGTGAGCTTCAAAGTAGAAGCTGCAGGCCGCCCCTGCGAGGGTGGTTGACATTGAAGCCATCTTGCACGTGAGGCTGCTGGTGTGTCAACTGGGTCAGCCCGAGTCAGCTCTGAATATTCTGAGTGCTTAGAATACCATAAGTGGTTCTGAGAGGGGTGATTCCAGCTtatgggagaaattattttgagTGAGCAACAGTTTTTACAGAGCTGCACGGTTCTCAAAGTAAGTGTAAGAATGGCCTGGGGAGTTGATTAAAAATGCCAATTCCAGACCTCGGAGAGTAAACCCAGGTTTCTGCACCAGGGGCTACTGACGTGGGTCATCCCAAGACCACTCTGGGGAAATATGCTCTAGGCTCTGTTTCTTCTATAAGTAGAGTTGGCGAACGGGTTTGGGAAGGAAGTTGCTTGCTTCATATGTTGGAAGGAGACTTACACTGGATGCTGGGTTCAGAGGCTGCCAAATTGGCAATATGCCATCTCCAGAAAAGTAGGAGACAGACCTTCTCTCACTCGTTTTCCACGATGCCCAGATTTGGCTCTTTCCTTTACCAAAGGGTTTAACTTAGGTCTTCTAAGTTAATTGCAATGTCTTGGAGTTTGTAATGTTAGAGAGTGTATTACTTCCATACACGTGAGGGTGTTGGGACATAACACTGTTTTCTGAAGTTCTGTGTTTGTCTTGGAGTTTATTTAGCCCTGGCATGTAGGTCTTAGTAGCCTGGGTTCAGCTGAGTCAGGGCCCTGGTCTTTAGCAGCTGGAACAGCAGCCAAAGCCAGGCTCAGTAGCAGGAGGTCGTTGCTGTCTCCATCCTGGacccttcctctttcttcatggatgtgggcagggaggaaggagcccTTGAGGAAGCTAGAGACGGTTTGTGGACTCTGCCTCTTGAGATAGCTGTGGTGAGGACTGTGCAGATGGTTCCTTTCACTTAGATACTAGGCTTTATATAGGTTACATTATTCTGTTAGGTCCATtgtgcagaggaggaagctgactAAGACCGCACAGGTTTAATCCCCAGCTACTCCCCTTATTCAGAAATCCTGGTTTTAGTTTGCTGGTaggtggtgttttgtttttttcctctcgcCTGGTCAGCAGTCAGCCAGGCTGTGTCCTTGGGTTACGGGCTCATGGTTGTAGTCTGTTTGGAGGAGTTTATCGTAACAGGTAAAATTACATGAGAACACCAAAGCCCGTGTGTACTGGAGTCCTGTCTCAGACCTGGCCTTTGGGGCACTCTATAAACGGAGGTTCCCTGCTGCACTCTGTCAGCTGGGGTGGGAATTGTGGCAGTATTAAGGTGTGGATGGAGAGTGCAGGGCAGTTGTCAGCTTCAGCTTGCAGCAGCCTGTTGCAACACTGCACTTAGCCGAGTTCCTCAGAGTACCATTTTGCTGGCATTAGGTCTGGGGCTGAGATGTGATTAATCTTCCCCTCTCAGGAGGCAGCTTTCTAGTTGCATTCTGTGCTCAGGAGTGGGCACCACCAAGGAAAGTgcagctcttccctctgccttcccttctctggcaCTGTTTGGATAAGGGTGTGCCAGGTGTTTGGAGACCCTTATCTCAGGCAGCTGTTTACCCTCTTTGCAGTAGGAGCTGCATGTCATATTTCTTTTCCCACATGCCTGTGATATTGTTTCCAGCAGGCTGAGGAAAGTTCATTTGCTGTTGAATGAATTCGAGTATTTGTTGCCAAGTTAATTGAGATAAGGGTTTGGCCTGCTTTTGAACTTGCTGTTTCTTTATAGTGTCTTTGTAGTTCAGCATTCTTGTAACTCTGAGTGGCCCAGGGCACCTAGTGGCTTTTGCTGTCAAAGGCACTTCATGATGTTTATTGAATTTCGTTTGTGCCTCGAGGGTAGCTGGTGCTCATAGGAGATATTGACAACCTGGGAAAGGTGTTTTCAACCAATGTGCTTCAACGGAGGGAAGTACCACTACAGAGAGTGCTTCAGAAGCGCTCCACTTGGGAGTTCGGCCTGCCGCACATCCCGGGTCCTTTTTAACTTGAACATTCTGAGTTCCTCTTGACTCTGAGGAGGAAAAGACCTGGTTGTTTGGCCTGAAGAGGCCATTTCCTCTTCATGGAAAGATACCTGCTAATCATTAGTATGACCTTGAAGAACTcgctttacctctctgagccctgtttTCCTTCCTAAGAAAACTTGTCATATTTTAGAAATCAGTGACATGAGTCTGAAAACTCTCCTGTCCAGAGTAGGTTAAaatgtctctgttttttttctttgctcaatGACCTTTTACATGGAATTAAAAGCAGGGCAGAACATGGCTCCAGAGGGGAAAAAGCTGGCTAGAGGCCTGAGCCTATCAGATTACTAATTCTGCAGGCTTAAGGAAGACCCTTTCCTGGGCAGCTTTCCTTTCGGGTGGGAAAGGATTTGGCCTTGGGGAGATACAAGACTGAAAGGTAGGATAAGAGAGTCACTGCTGCCTCTGATTTGCTTAAGTCCGTGGGATTTGTTTAGAATTCTCTCCCTGTACTGTGACCTAGGAGGCAGACTTCATTTGCAGGCCCTCCAGGTAGCAGAAGTTCACAGGTAGAGAATTTAGGTAGGTGATGTTTTTTAcatcattttacaggtgagaaaacaccCAGAGAAAATAACTTCTTCTGCATCACatagtaggtggcagagccaggattcaaagccagacCTGCCTTACACTAAAACCTGAGCTGAATTTTTCAAGTAGCCTGGCTACTCCATTGTCTAGAACCAAGAAGCAACAGACATCATGTAGGTCCTTTGGACCCCTTCCTTTTTGGTTACCTGAATCCCCGGGTTCCCTACCTCAGTCGATTCAGAATAATTCTTTACAAACTGGCCTCACCTGAGAAAGAAGGGATTCAGAAGAGTATCTAGTGGACAGGAGGCCTAACGCTGGGCTAGTGATGTTGGAGTGCTGCAGGGAGCTTTACAGTGGTGGTCTCATGTAGAACAGGTTCCTGCTTATTCCAGCTTTCCCACGCCTGTGGTTCCCAGCTTTccaattagtttttttttttaaagattttatttttttcctttttctccccaaagccccccggtacatagttgtatattcttcgttgtgggtccttctagttgtggcatgtgggacgctgcctcagcgtggtttgatgagcagtgccatgtccgtgcccaggattcaaaccaacgaaacacggggctgcctgtagcggagcgcgcgaacttaaccactcggccacggggccagcccccaattagTTTTATTACTTCCATTTCCGCTTGGTCCCTTCCCTGAACTCCCTGGAATGGAGGCgttattgagtgcttattgtgTGCATCTGCTTGGCTGGCTGGCATACTTGTGTGTCTCTGTGAGGTACTGTTTTAAGTTTCACTCCTCTCCATGCACAACCCTGTGCGCTAGGtgatatccccattttagaggtgagaaaACAGTGTGTCCCGTGTCACatagtaggtggcagagccaggattcaaatccaggcctgTCTTACTCTAAAACCTGGGCTGAATTTTTCAAGTAGACTggttattccattgtgtaaaacTAAGAAGCAGCAGACATAATGGAGGCCCTTTGGCTCCCTTCCGTTTTGGTTAAGTGTCTGAGCTGTATTGTGCCGGCTTCAACAGTGTGCTGACTGTGTACACTTCACtgttttttagagaaatttgTTTAGCTGTGAGTTCGTAAAGGCTaaggggggaagaaaaaaaatccttttgctGCTACGTCTCTTAGGATGTGGGCAAATTCAACTTTGAATGTGGCAAATCTCTTAGGAAAGCTACTTGGGCTTTAAAGGGAAATTATTTAAAGGTAATTGCAAGGTTGTTAAGTAGTTTTTGTTCACATGGCTGAGTTGTTTTAGTTGTGGGACTGAGACTGCCACAGATGATGTTACTGTCAGTTTCTCACTTTTTCCacttaggaaggaaaaaaagattccccacacatgcacaaaatTTCCTGCGTATCTAAAAAGCAAATCTAGTTAATGTTCCAGATTTGTAAGGATCACGGTCCTCATGGAAGAAGGAAATTCTTGGAACTGAGTTGGAAGAGAAATAGCAGTTGTTTAATCTTTATAGGTTTGAGCCCCAGCGTAATGGTTTGAGCCTGGGAAAGAGCTGGGATGTGTTGGGAGTGCACCCTTTGTAGTGCTACTCAGCTAcccttctttgatttcttgaaGAGAAATAGGAAGCAGTAGAGTCAGAAGACAAAAGTGCGCTGGGTTTCCTGTTGCATTGTCTCCTCAGTCCCTCTGATCTCGTGGCTCCTGTTCATTTACCGGAATTGTTAAcagttatgtttatttttttgagggcTTGACCTTAGCCACTGGTGTCTTAGTTATTCTTTTACCTCCCTTGGAGATAAAAGATCCTCTCCTTTGGAGTTTTGGTGATTCAGAAGATAAAGCTCCAGGGATGACTGCTCTTGGACATCTCCCAAAGGATCTAGGTGCCAAATGTCTTCAGAGTCCCTGTGTGAGATTGGAAGGTGGTCTTTAAATCTTAATTCCAGGCTGGAGGAGAAACTAGGCCTGTGTATGAAAATCACTGCTAAGTTTGTAGTTTGGAAAGGAGATGTATGGAGCACTGGGATGCCTCATTGTGTTTACAGGGTAAAAGAGTCAGAGAAGCTACTCTCCTAAGGAGGAAACGTAATTATTCATTCTGGGGCTGGAGTGTGGTATCCAATATTTGAGGAAAACTGATTAGTTTGTTatgtaggagaaagaaaaacatacagtCTCATCTCCCACCaaatttgggggcggggggggggggggttggcaGCAGTAGTTTTCAGCTCGTCTGATTCTGACGGAAGGTAAGTAACTTTTTACTTTCACCTTGCCTTATTCCTTGccagtctgtaaaatgggaaaggtGGCTCCCCCAGCACTTGGGCGTCTTAAGCCAGAGGTGCCAATAGGGCCTTGgtagattttctttctcctctaggATGGCTCTAGCCTCGTGGAGAGAGCAGCATGGCTAAACTGCTTTGCAGGGACCTCCCTTGTTGCCATTTGTTCGGTCTGCAAATCACATTGAGTGCTGACTTACGTGCCAGGACCTGTgttaggtgctggagatacaataggaccttttttcttttggtttgacTTGAGGGCATGTTCAAGAGGATAGGTGAGGTTGAGTTTCGTGAGTCTGGGAGAAGTATCACATCCTTCTTTTTACGAGCATGTTTCTCGTTACCAGCTTTAGAACTTTTTGAATGACAATTATAAAAAGCAACTAAAGCTGGTATCTTATTTGTAGTAAAGACAATGAAGAATGACTTTCCTAACAGATATCCTGTTTGTTTAGGCTCTGAGCttttctgaatgagaaaaaaacattctttGAACTTAATCATCTTGTAGAGTTCCTGACCATCCCCCTTGTTTTATGAGGTTTCTCTGAAGCTCTCCCTCGCAGGGAACCAGGCAGCTGTAGCCTAGTGCTTTGTTCGAATAATGAGTTAGATTTGTTCTCTGCCTTATCACTCTCAATACTGTCAGGGAGTAGTCATTTTAATGTGCTTTCAAAGAGTTTCACTCTGAGGGTTATGGGAGCTGTTGGGGTGATTAGTGTTTGGTTTCTGTCGTTTTACGCTTCTTTGGAATGGCTCCCTGATCCTTGCCTTTGTGTCTGGTCTGTTTGGAGCCAGGTTTAGAGGGGTGGCCCCTTCCACTGGGAGGGTTGTTAGCATTGCCCTGGAAATGCCTCTAGTGGTTCTGGtgtttctgctcttcttttgtgttttgccTCTGATgtagtttctttttgtcttttgtcacCAGCCTCTGATTATGGCATGAAACTGCCAATCCTGCGTTCCAACCCTGAGGATCAGATCCTGTATCAAACGGAGCGGTACAATGAGGAGACCTTTGGCTACGAAGTGCCCATCAAAGAGGAGGGGGACTATGTGCTGGTGTTAAAATTTGCCGAGGTCTATTTTGCACAGTCCCAACAGAAGGTGAGGACCGGTCAGGCGTCTGCTGGACCAGTGGGACATTGCTACTCTTGGATATTCCTTTACTATGGGCCACAGAATGTAAGAGCTTCCCAAAAGGGAGGAACAGAAAAGCTTTGAGGAAAGGCTGGATTCCTTCTGCCTCCAGAAAAGCTCTGTCCCATTGCTCACAAGGCTGTACTTACCTTGGGAGTTGGTGACAGAAGGCAATGCCAGAATCCTAGTTCTTGGCAACTAACCGATCCTGTTCAGGCCCTCCTGGTTATCTCTCCCTCCTTGGTTGTCAACACCTTCTCGTTGTTAGCCGCCTTCTTTGCCTATCCCTTCCTGTGAATTTCTGTCTTTCCAAGTTGAGCTTTCTGTTTGTATTCTTTGTTCCCTAAGGCCAGTATGAGACCTCCTTGACAGTGAAGGAACAAGGCTTTGATTTGGCTCAGGCAAAGGACTCTAGCCACCCTGGAGTATATCCAACCCTgtcatttcttaaattatttttgaactcGAAGCGCAGGCAGGTACATGATCTCCAACTGCTGAAGGGCTGTGAAGCTGATGGTTTTGACATTGTCTCCTTTTTTCACCCTGGAAGGTATTTGATGTGCGATTGAATGGCCATGTCGTGGTAAAGGACTTGGATATTTTTGATCGTGTTGGGCACAGCACAGCTCATGATGAAA
This genomic interval carries:
- the MLEC gene encoding malectin, whose amino-acid sequence is MLGARAVEGAAVALLRLLLLLLLPALRGPGLGVVGLAGAGLPESVIWAVNAGGEAHVDVHGIHFRKDPLEGRVGRASDYGMKLPILRSNPEDQILYQTERYNEETFGYEVPIKEEGDYVLVLKFAEVYFAQSQQKVFDVRLNGHVVVKDLDIFDRVGHSTAHDEIIPMSIRKGKLSVQGEVSTFTGKLYIEFVKGYYDNPKVCALYIMAGTVDDVPKLQPHPGLEKKEEEEEEEEYDEGSNLKRQTNKNRVQSGPRTPNPYASDNSSLMFPILVAFGVFIPTLFCLCRL